In Yoonia sp. R2331, the following proteins share a genomic window:
- a CDS encoding ExbD/TolR family protein has product MQALPRPRKPIQLDVSLAIVNIVLLLIFFFLATGQLLNPPAQGVDLAETTDLPLDQLPSPILVVDPAGNWELDGQPLAPDLLGVSIADLPQPLTLHILISGDAPAGTLLGIVNRPELSGTNMKLVTLRVPGDDA; this is encoded by the coding sequence ATGCAAGCCTTGCCGCGCCCCCGCAAGCCGATTCAACTTGATGTGTCACTGGCCATTGTCAACATCGTGCTTCTGCTGATCTTCTTCTTTCTGGCCACGGGCCAGCTTTTGAACCCGCCCGCCCAAGGGGTCGATCTGGCAGAAACCACCGACCTGCCGCTTGACCAACTGCCCTCGCCGATCCTTGTGGTGGACCCCGCTGGCAATTGGGAACTGGACGGCCAGCCACTGGCCCCCGACCTTCTGGGCGTCAGCATCGCGGACCTGCCGCAACCGCTGACCCTGCATATCCTGATCTCTGGCGATGCCCCCGCAGGCACGTTGTTGGGCATCGTCAACCGCCCAGAACTCTCGGGCACCAATATGAAGCTTGTCACCCTGCGCGTACCGGGTGACGACGCATGA